The following nucleotide sequence is from Tribolium castaneum strain GA2 chromosome 5, icTriCast1.1, whole genome shotgun sequence.
AACGCGCATATTTCGTACTCACTGTAATACGCCCAGTCGGAGATGGGGCTCACCGCCGCCCCACACTTGTACACTTTCTGCTGGTTGCCCAGCCCCAGCACCATGGAGGTGACGTACCCGCCGTAGCCCCAACCCCAGATTCCGACGCGAGTTTTGTCCAAGTATTTGTACGTGTTGAGGAGGAGTTCCAGCACCGCCACTTGGTCCTGCACTTCCACGCCCCCCAAGTGGCGGAAAAGGGCGCGGTCCGACTGGCCACTGGCCCCCCGCACGTCCAGGCGGATGTAAACCACGTCGCAGTGGCTCGACATGTAGGTACCCCAATCTATCCTAAATTTTTCGGTCACTGCTTTGCTGCCCGGTCTGCCGTTACTGGAACGAAGGAGAGGCCACATgttgaacaatttttgtttattaattgtattattattattattaatgtgcaagaaacaataaatatatccagaaatttgatagtttttttaatcaaagaaACACTTTACGAGATATGAATGCCTAGTTGTGTGTGGCGTTTGTCGATACTTACACTTCAACAAGGACAGGGTAGGCAGCGTCTCGCAGTTCCTCCCTCCAGCTGGGAGGTAGAAGTAGTTGAACTTGAGCCCTACTACCATGGGGCAAAGGCACCTCGAAAGACTTTTGCTTGGGCAACGCTAACCTCTCGAGCATTCCCATTTTCTGCAGCCTCGTATCGTAAAGAATCTTTAATAGCTTGTGCGAAGTCGCATTATGCATGCCTGCTAATGGAAGACCGGGTCCCTCGCATTGAAGGACATAAAATGACGAATTCGATGATTCCGAACGAGGGCTTATCTGCGACCGATTCAATAAAAACTGCCAACTCTGCCGAAAACGAACTCACCAAAGCGTTGAAGTGCGTACAGTTGCCGTAAAGATAACGACTGCTCCAGAGGACGTCCCCGATCTCGCAAGTTATGCAGTGGGATTCAAGCCGTCGGGGGTCGTCTGTAGACGGGTCACGTACTACGTACAGATGCCTTTGACCCGCCTTGCGCTCCTCCGTCGCCAAGTAATAGCtgccaaaaacaaaaattttaaattgcccggcgcatccaccaaaagtGGCGGACTCACATCAGATGGCTCGCATTATCCCAGCTCAAGATTCGATCGACCTCGTGTCGACCGTGGCTGAGGACAGCGATGTGCTGTTGAGTGACAGTCACGTGCTTAATATGCGTGTAAGCTTCCCTGCTCCCCTCCTGGACAGCAGCAAGCATCAGGAAACTGTCGCCATCCGCTGAAAAGATCGGATGCTCCTGGATGTCGAGCCAAGCCCTCTCTGCTGCGCGTTCAGCGTGAATCTGGAGGAGAGTTTAAAAAGCTCATGGTTTCGTGCCAATATgacgaaatttattatttgggaaaattagttgttattaCAGTGTAACTTCATTAAGTTAAAATTGCGTATTTTATGTCCTGACTTTATTGGCTCGCTGGGGTCGAGTGTATGTGTAATAACTGAGGTAATTTACATTTATCGACTGGTGTTGTGGAGTTGTACTTTAAAGAATAAAGTTTTGACGGAGTTGCAGCACAAACTTCAAAGTTTCTTGCGTCTGTATAAACCAATCGAATTTATGATCCGTTGTCCggtacgataaaattttaaatagcacctCCTATGTACGTGAAAAACGGAGCAAATCTGACGATAATTTAAatgctttttattatttttgactaaaatacacaaatttgattttttggtgaATGAAAACACTTagataattttctttttaaattataaaaaaatatctagagCCAAATGATTTATACATATTCTAAAGCAAACGTAAATACtgtataaattttcaaaagctAGAAAATTCGTGGGATTTTGCAAACTGTTCTAAAAACCGttattttggaattaaatTCTTAGGGTAGTCATTGAGAAAATctgaaagcaaaataatttactgtgCAATATCCGTGTTGGACACCGAGTAGTGGAAAAGCCTTCTTAGCAAACCATTATGCATTATGCAGTTAATGTGTTGGGTAGGAAGGAACGGCTAATAACATAACTGGGATTTATTGCGGGAAATGAAAATGCTGTTTGGAATTGTTGATTTAATGGAGATACTTCAagctaataaataataacacgaATTTGAGAACTTAAAGCTAGatttaaacgaaattaaataaaaataaataaacgataGATGTTGGAATAGCTCGTGTTGTTTGCCTTTTGAAATggaatttatttagttatttttcaagATACGGCCCCACGAATGATGGGAATAAAAGAAAAGAAGGAAAAACTATCAATAAATTGTAGGAACTGTAATAGAGCGCGTAATAAAGGGGGGTaacagtttgaaaaaatatatttccatATCTTCGGCAATGAAATACGATATGACTTTCTTGTATCACATTtgtgatattaaaattttgttctacTTCGACCGGACAAGACACAAATGAAATCGGTCGATGTAGCGGGCGTTTTTCGAGCCCCGTATTAGGAAATAAATTATCTGGGGGTGTTTTGTGCTGACCTCTACACATGTCCAGTTGGGCGCTAGACAGGCCGAAATGATGCTGAGGTTTTGTGCGCGGTTCATCCACACCACCGACACTTGCGTGTTCTTCTGTCCAATCCAGCCAGCCGACGCCAAATAGTAATCCCTGGAAATCGCCGGATTAAAGCATTTACACATGTGCCAACCGGTGGTCGTTTGACTGACATTCCCTAAACTGCCGGCTAATTACTATCGAATTTTTAACTAAGTGCTAGTCTACGAGTTGCTGAAACAGACGCTCTAGCTCTAGAAACTTGAAGAGAAATGGTTTAATTACGTGTCACGCCCCACGAAACCTAACAATTAGTCACGAAAGAAATCTGTAACACAACGCAATTTGTGAGCTCCGGACGCCGGCTCCGGAAAAGTCCGGTACTTACTGGCCGACGAGCGCTTGCGGGGGTTTTACCAAGTGGCTCTGGATGTCGGTGAGGTTCGAGATGTCCATGACCCACAGCTGCACCGTGGGGTTGGCCGCCCCGGGCTGAAATTTCCCTCTGTGAGAGAGCTGTCATAAATGCAATTCATCGTACCCTCGGAAATCGAACGCTGCGCGAGGACGGGAAGGACGCAGCGGGGCTGGAGGCCCCTAAGCCGGCTTCCGTTCGAAACCACGGGAAATTTAATATTCCCACTTCGCTGTCGTTGAACGTTGCGTACAACAGGTGAGTGCCATCGTGCGAGCTCCACATCGCTTGCGGGCTCTTGAGCACGTCCTCTGGAAATGAGGCTGCTAATTTTTCAACCTACACCACCGGCTTATACCTTGGTAGAGCCAATCTGGAATTCCATTATAGATCACCTCGGGACGCCCCGAAAACGTCAGGCGGGTCTCGGTCTCGTCCATGGGAGACTGCCGGAAATATATGTCGTTATTATACACCATTAAGAGCGAAGTTGTGTCGCCCAACCAGCTAACGTATTGGAACGTCTCGGGCTCGGCCTTCGACGACATTTCCAACCGGAGTGGGATTTGATGACTGCGGAACAGAAATCAATTATGCCACAAAATAACCTAAACCAAAATTCCCCTCCTAGCTAAAAAATAATCCGCTGGAGACAATATTGCTCCTTGCATTATCTCGACAGCTGCTGCGTTTCAAAGACCCAATAGACCCGAAAGAACAAACACAATGAAGGAGATACATCGATGGATAATGACTCTCCCTTCGAAAAAACCACAGATTACTTTCTATATACTTGTTGGTGTTTGAGTTGGGAGTTATTTTCGCCCAAATTTCATTTGATTACCGGGAGAATGCAGAACGTATCACTTCATACGCATAGATAATTAGATTTTAGCTCTAGTGTGAAGATAATTCAAATGGGAGCAACAGCAAAACGGTCGATACTACTATTTTAACATCAAAATTGAGCGCTAATCTACTTTTGTACAATGTTTATGGAAATTGGAGGTAAAACACTGCAATAATATAAACGCTTTGTTCCGTTTAAAAAtactacaaattaaaaattggtaccgatggtttattattaaacaatttaaatccCTATTGTACGTATAATGTCAAAAGCGAAAACAATAGCCACGACTAAACCCACatttaaatcgaaaaaaagccatttatttgaaataataacgTATTACTGAATAGTTTGATCGGAtaaacccggcgcatccaccaaaatgtTTACACTATTAactagttaattttttctgcaCACGATCGCCTGTGATTTGACTCGTCTTAATGAGGGGTAAATA
It contains:
- the LOC663947 gene encoding inactive dipeptidyl peptidase 10 isoform X3, which codes for MHANVHTDRNEWRLPPDETLQVADPKAKKAEELALHEDEGHNWWSIIFSLLVIGLVISGIVAAIFLVGYVDELLYWHGTRMQFDEFLQGELTPKRLPSSWISHSHFVYQTDDGSLAILDTSHNFTVSILVTNHTLRQLLVKGYQCSKDLKYVLFQHDVKSVFRQSFTATYTIYDVSKDHQIPLRLEMSSKAEPETFQYVSWLGDTTSLLMVYNNDIYFRQSPMDETETRLTFSGRPEVIYNGIPDWLYQEDVLKSPQAMWSSHDGTHLLYATFNDSEVGILNFPWFRTEAGLGASSPAASFPSSRSVRFPRPGAANPTVQLWVMDISNLTDIQSHLVKPPQALVGQDYYLASAGWIGQKNTQVSVVWMNRAQNLSIISACLAPNWTCVEIHAERAAERAWLDIQEHPIFSADGDSFLMLAAVQEGSREAYTHIKHVTVTQQHIAVLSHGRHEVDRILSWDNASHLIYYLATEERKAGQRHLYVVRDPSTDDPRRLESHCITCEIGDVLWSSRYLYGNCTHFNALISPRSESSNSSFYVLQCEGPGLPLAGMHNATSHKLLKILYDTRLQKMGMLERLALPKQKSFEVPLPHGSRAQVQLLLPPSWREELRDAAYPVLVEVNGRPGSKAVTEKFRIDWGTYMSSHCDVVYIRLDVRGASGQSDRALFRHLGGVEVQDQVAVLELLLNTYKYLDKTRVGIWGWGYGGYVTSMVLGLGNQQKVYKCGAAVSPISDWAYYNSAFTEKILGDPNENKKGYVQADATQRAQNIPRNSFYLLHGMADLTAPYIHGVSLARALTEAGVLFRYQSYANEGHELENVLEHVYSSMQSFFEECLRLDVGEPANDKDT
- the LOC663947 gene encoding inactive dipeptidyl peptidase 10 isoform X2, with translation MHANVHTDRNEWRLPPDETLQVADPKAKKAEVGDEEELALHEDEGHNWWSIIFSLLVIGLVISGIVAAIFLVGYVDELLYWHGTRMQFDEFLQGELTPKRLPSSWISHSHFVYQTDDGSLAILDTSHNFTVSILVTNHTLRQLLVKGYQCSKDLKYVLFQHDVKSVFRQSFTATYTIYDVSKDHQIPLRLEMSSKAEPETFQYVSWLGDTTSLLMVYNNDIYFRQSPMDETETRLTFSGRPEVIYNGIPDWLYQEDVLKSPQAMWSSHDGTHLLYATFNDSEVGILNFPWFRTEAGLGASSPAASFPSSRSVRFPRPGAANPTVQLWVMDISNLTDIQSHLVKPPQALVGQDYYLASAGWIGQKNTQVSVVWMNRAQNLSIISACLAPNWTCVEIHAERAAERAWLDIQEHPIFSADGDSFLMLAAVQEGSREAYTHIKHVTVTQQHIAVLSHGRHEVDRILSWDNASHLIYYLATEERKAGQRHLYVVRDPSTDDPRRLESHCITCEIGDVLWSSRYLYGNCTHFNALISPRSESSNSSFYVLQCEGPGLPLAGMHNATSHKLLKILYDTRLQKMGMLERLALPKQKSFEVPLPHGSRAQVQLLLPPSWREELRDAAYPVLVEVNGRPGSKAVTEKFRIDWGTYMSSHCDVVYIRLDVRGASGQSDRALFRHLGGVEVQDQVAVLELLLNTYKYLDKTRVGIWGWGYGGYVTSMVLGLGNQQKVYKCGAAVSPISDWAYYNSAFTEKILGDPNENKKGYVQADATQRAQNIPRNSFYLLHGMADLTAPYIHGVSLARALTEAGVLFRYQSYANEGHELENVLEHVYSSMQSFFEECLRLDVGEPANDKDT
- the LOC663947 gene encoding inactive dipeptidyl peptidase 10 isoform X1, whose product is MDGAHLSAEKSRPRGNSDSEMLELLNTGAEENAGKADKGVGSRRSSRRKISCRQCGTPHEGVCEELALHEDEGHNWWSIIFSLLVIGLVISGIVAAIFLVGYVDELLYWHGTRMQFDEFLQGELTPKRLPSSWISHSHFVYQTDDGSLAILDTSHNFTVSILVTNHTLRQLLVKGYQCSKDLKYVLFQHDVKSVFRQSFTATYTIYDVSKDHQIPLRLEMSSKAEPETFQYVSWLGDTTSLLMVYNNDIYFRQSPMDETETRLTFSGRPEVIYNGIPDWLYQEDVLKSPQAMWSSHDGTHLLYATFNDSEVGILNFPWFRTEAGLGASSPAASFPSSRSVRFPRPGAANPTVQLWVMDISNLTDIQSHLVKPPQALVGQDYYLASAGWIGQKNTQVSVVWMNRAQNLSIISACLAPNWTCVEIHAERAAERAWLDIQEHPIFSADGDSFLMLAAVQEGSREAYTHIKHVTVTQQHIAVLSHGRHEVDRILSWDNASHLIYYLATEERKAGQRHLYVVRDPSTDDPRRLESHCITCEIGDVLWSSRYLYGNCTHFNALISPRSESSNSSFYVLQCEGPGLPLAGMHNATSHKLLKILYDTRLQKMGMLERLALPKQKSFEVPLPHGSRAQVQLLLPPSWREELRDAAYPVLVEVNGRPGSKAVTEKFRIDWGTYMSSHCDVVYIRLDVRGASGQSDRALFRHLGGVEVQDQVAVLELLLNTYKYLDKTRVGIWGWGYGGYVTSMVLGLGNQQKVYKCGAAVSPISDWAYYNSAFTEKILGDPNENKKGYVQADATQRAQNIPRNSFYLLHGMADLTAPYIHGVSLARALTEAGVLFRYQSYANEGHELENVLEHVYSSMQSFFEECLRLDVGEPANDKDT
- the LOC663947 gene encoding dipeptidyl peptidase 4 isoform X4, with translation MDGAHLSAEKSRPRGNSDSEMLELLNTGAEENAGKADKGVGSRRSSRRKISCRQCGTPHEGVCEELALHEDEGHNWWSIIFSLLVIGLVISGIVAAIFLVGYVDELLYWHGTRMQFDEFLQVFRQSFTATYTIYDVSKDHQIPLRLEMSSKAEPETFQYVSWLGDTTSLLMVYNNDIYFRQSPMDETETRLTFSGRPEVIYNGIPDWLYQEDVLKSPQAMWSSHDGTHLLYATFNDSEVGILNFPWFRTEAGLGASSPAASFPSSRSVRFPRPGAANPTVQLWVMDISNLTDIQSHLVKPPQALVGQDYYLASAGWIGQKNTQVSVVWMNRAQNLSIISACLAPNWTCVEIHAERAAERAWLDIQEHPIFSADGDSFLMLAAVQEGSREAYTHIKHVTVTQQHIAVLSHGRHEVDRILSWDNASHLIYYLATEERKAGQRHLYVVRDPSTDDPRRLESHCITCEIGDVLWSSRYLYGNCTHFNALISPRSESSNSSFYVLQCEGPGLPLAGMHNATSHKLLKILYDTRLQKMGMLERLALPKQKSFEVPLPHGSRAQVQLLLPPSWREELRDAAYPVLVEVNGRPGSKAVTEKFRIDWGTYMSSHCDVVYIRLDVRGASGQSDRALFRHLGGVEVQDQVAVLELLLNTYKYLDKTRVGIWGWGYGGYVTSMVLGLGNQQKVYKCGAAVSPISDWAYYNSAFTEKILGDPNENKKGYVQADATQRAQNIPRNSFYLLHGMADLTAPYIHGVSLARALTEAGVLFRYQSYANEGHELENVLEHVYSSMQSFFEECLRLDVGEPANDKDT